Proteins encoded by one window of Glycine soja cultivar W05 chromosome 15, ASM419377v2, whole genome shotgun sequence:
- the LOC114386287 gene encoding metacaspase-1-like, translating to MNGKHKTGSRRKNVPFPANTSTTRCLFSSKMNSSKRAGEAKLTCSGCQRKFLVPTITNAYRCYKCNSVTNSTIGSEQSRKDSGVFKHDQLNNAYPNGALLPPSASCSLSLSMTMGNKRAVICGVTYGKRKFKLEGTINDVNNMKNLLLDNFKFPIGCIRVLTEEQKDPNLIPTKKNILDSLNWLVKDCQSEDSLVFYFSGHGLQQPEDRKGDEIDGLDETICPVDFLREGMITDNEINSIIVQPLKQGVTLHAIIDACHSGTTLDLLYLCKKEKGSWKWKDNKPPHSKETMTTQTNGGLAICLSACEDGQMAADTAAFDGNRFNGLVTYLFSQIIRDNPEITYGGLLEKLHQEIGNIHQSKFSNSILKRIFHRKIDQDPHLSSSEKFDIATRIFKL from the exons atgaatgGTAAACATAAAACTGGATCACGGAGAAAGAATGTTCCTTTCCCCGCAAACACTAGTACAACTCGTTGCCTTTTTTCTTCTAAGATGAATAGTTCAAAGCGTGCTGGGGAAGCAAAACTTACCTGCAGTGGTTGCCAACGCAAGTTTCTAGTACCTACAATCACAAATGCATACCGTTGCTATAAATGTAATAGTGTCACCAATTCCACTATAGGTTCTGAGCAATCAAGGAAAGACAGTGGAGTCTTCAAACATGATCAACTGAATAATGCTTACCCAAATGGAGCTTTGCTGCCACCTTCAGCTAGTTGTTCCTTGTCATTATCCATGACGATGGGTAACAAGCGTGCAGTTATATGTGGAGTTACATACGGGAAAAGGAAATTCAAGCTAGAAGGAACCATTAATGATGTTAATAACATGAAAAATCTACTTCTTGATAACTTTAAATTCCCAATTGGGTGCATACGTGTCCTTACAG AAGAACAGAAGGATCCCAATTTAATTCCAACAAAGAAGAACATACTGGATTCCTTAAATTGGCTTGTGAAGGACTGCCAGTCAGAGGACTCATTAGTCTTCTACTTCTCAGGACATGGTTTGCAACAACCAGAAGATCGCAAAGGAGATGAAATTGACGGGCTTGATGAAACTATTTGTCCTGTTGATTTTTTGAGAGAAGGAATGATCACTGACAATGAAATAAATTCTATCATTGTTCAACCACTCAAGCAAGGTGTCACACTTCATGCTATTATTGATGCTTGTCATAGTGGAACAACACTTGATCTTCTGTAtctttgcaaaaaagaaaa AGGCAGTTGGAAATGGAAGGATAACAAACCACCTCATAGTAAAGAAACTATGACAACACAAACAAATGGTGGACTTGCTATTTGCCTCAGTGCTTGTGAAGATGGTCAGATGGCTGCTGATACTGCA GCTTTTGATGGAAACAGGTTTAACGGTCTTGTGACCTATCTTTTCTCACAAATAATTAGAGATAATCCTGAAATAACATATGGTGGTTTACTAGAAAAGCTACATCAGGAAATTGGAAATATCCATCAAAGCAAATTCTCCAACAGCATCTTGAAACGTATTTTTCACCGAAAAATTGATCAG GATCCTCATTTATCATCGTCAGAGAAATTTGATATTGCTAcaagaatttttaaattgtga
- the LOC114387126 gene encoding 7-deoxyloganetin glucosyltransferase-like has product MSYNEERKPHAVLTPYPVQGHVNPLLKLAKLLHLRGFYITFVHTEYNYKRLLKSRGPNALDGLPDFRFVSIPDGLPPLDDANVTQHVPSLCDSIRKNFLKPYCNLVRSLNHSATEHGGTIPPVTCLVSDGCMPFTIQAAQQLGLPNLIFWPASACSFLSIINFPTLVEKGLTPLKDESYLRNGYLNSKVDWIPGMKNFRLKDIPDFIRTTDLNDVMLQFFIEVANKVQRNSTILFNTFDELEGDVMNALSSMFPSLYPIGPFPLLLNQSPQSHLASLGSNLWKEDPECLEWLESKESGSVVYVNFGSITVMSAEQLLEFAWGLANSKKPFLWIIRPDLVIGGSVILSSEFVNETRDRSLIASWCPQEQVLNHPSICGFLTHCGWNSTTESVCAGVPMLCWPFFADQPTNCRYICNEWEIGIQIDTNVKREEVEKLVSELMVGEKGKKMREKTMGLKKKAEEATRPSGCSYMNLDKVIKKVLLH; this is encoded by the exons aTGAGCTATAACGAGGAGAGAAAACCGCACGCTGTGTTGACTCCATATCCAGTTCAAGGCCATGTGAACCCTTTGTTAAAACTAGCGAAGCTGCTTCACCTGAGAGGCTTTTACATAACCTTTGTTCACACTGAGTACAACTACAAACGCTTGCTCAAATCAAGGGGTCCTAATGCCCTTGATGGCCTACCAGATTTTAGATTTGTGAGCATCCCAGATGGCCTTCCTCCCTTGGATGATGCTAATGTTACTCAGCACGTACCCTCTCTCTGTGACTCTATCAGAAAGAACTTCCTCAAACCCTATTGCAACCTTGTGCGTTCACTTAACCACTCTGCCACTGAGCATGGGGGTACCATACCCCCAGTTACTTGCTTGGTCTCTGACGGTTGCATGCCCTTTACTATACAAGCTGCTCAACAACTTGGACTCCCTAACCTTATCTTTTGGCCTGCTAGTGCCTGTTCATTCTTGTCTATCATCAACTTTCCCACTCTAGTTGAGAAAGGTCTCACACCACTCAAAG atGAGAGTTATCTGAGAAATGGGTATTTGAACTCAAAAGTGGACTGGATTCCTGGAATGAAGAACTTCCGGCTGAAGGACATACCTGACTTCATAAGGACAACGGATCTAAATGATGTGATGTTGCAATTTTTCATTGAAGTTGCAAATAAAGTTCAGAGAAACTCCACTATTCTTTTCAACACTTTTGACGAACTTGAGGGTGATGTTATGAATGCTCTATCTTCCATGTTCCCTTCTCTTTATCCAATTGGTCCTTTCCCTTTACTTTTAAATCAAAGTCCACAAAGCCACTTGGCATCTTTAGGTTCCAATCTTTGGAAGGAAGATCCAGAGTGTCTTGAATGGCTTGAATCCAAGGAATCTGGATCCGTTGTTTATGTGAATTTTGGCAGCATCACAGTTATGTCTGCAGAACAACTCTTGGAGTTTGCTTGGGGTTTGGCCAACAGCAAGAAACCCTTTTTGTGGATCATTAGGCCTGACCTTGTCATTGGTGGATCCGTGATTTTGTCATCTGAGTTTGTGAATGAAACAAGAGACAGAAGCCTAATAGCAAGTTGGTGTCCACAAGAGCAAGTGCTGAACCATCCTTCAATTTGTGGATTCTTGACTCATTGTGGATGGAACTCAACTACTGAAAGTGTTTGTGCTGGAGTGCCAATGTTGTGTTGGCCATTTTTTGCAGATCAGCCAACAAACTGTAGATATATCTGCAATGAATGGGAGATTGGGATTCAAATTGATACAAATGTGAAAAGAGAGGAGGTGGAGAAGCTGGTGAGTGAATTGATGGTAGGAGAGAAGGGAAAGAAGATGAGAGAAAAGACCATGGGGTTAAAGAAGAAGGCAGAGGAGGCCACCAGGCCCAGTGGTTGTTCATACATGAACTTGGACAAAGTAATTAAGAAGGTGTTGCTTCATTAG
- the LOC114386864 gene encoding 7-deoxyloganetin glucosyltransferase-like: MSYTAETKPHAVFTPYPLQGHINPLFKLAKLLYLKGFHITFVHTEYNYRRFLKSKGPDALDELPDFRFETIPDGLPPSDGDVSQDIPSLCDSLRKNFLQPFRDLLARLNRSATTPPVTCLVSDCFVTFPIQAAHELGIPVLLLSPLSAAAFWGFMHYRTLVDRGIIPLKEESYLTNGYLDTKVDCIPGLQNYRLKDLPDFLRTTDPNDFMLHFFIEVAEKVPSASAVAFNTFHELERDAINALPSMFPSLYSIGPFPSFLDQSPHKQVPSLGSNLWKEDTGCLDWLESKEPRSVVYVNFGSITVMSAEQLLEFAWGLANSKKPFLWIIRPDLVIGGSVILSSEFVNETRDRSLIASWCPQEQVLNHPSIGVFLTHCGWNSTTESICAGVPMLCWPFFADQPTNCRYICNEWEIGMEIDTNAKREDLEKLVNELMVGEKGKKMGQKTMELKKKAEEETRPGGGSYMNLDKLIKEVLLKQTTLD, translated from the exons ATGAGTTACACAGCAGAGACAAAGCCTCACGCTGTGTTCACTCCATATCCACTTCAAGGCCATATTAACCCATTGTTCAAACTCGCAAAGCTGCTTTATCTGAAAGGCTTTCACATAACCTTTGTCCACACTGAGTACAACTACAGACGCTTCCTCAAATCAAAGGGTCCCGACGCCCTTGATGAGCTTCCTGATTTTCGCTTCGAAACCATCCCAGATGGCCTTCCTCCCTCGGATGGTGATGTCAGTCAAGACATACCCTCTCTTTGTGACTCTCTCAGAAAGAACTTCCTTCAACCCTTTCGTGACCTTCTTGCCAGACTTAACCGTTCTGCCACTACTCCCCCAGTTACTTGCTTAGTCTCTGATTGCTTCGTCACTTTTCCTATACAAGCTGCTCATGAACTTGGAATCCCTGTCCTTCTCCTTTCTCCTCTCAGTGCAGCTGCATTCTGGGGTTTTATGCACTATCGCACTCTGGTTGATAGAGGAATCATACCCCTCAAAG AAGAGAGTTATCTGACAAATGGATATTTGGACACCAAAGTTGACTGTATTCCAGGTTTGCAAAATTATCGCCTCAAGGATCTGCCTGACTTTTTAAGGACCACAGATCCAAATGATTTCATGCTACACTTTTTCATTGAAGTGGCCGAAAAAGTTCCTAGTGCCTCTGCTGTTGCTTTTAATACTTTTCATGAGCTTGAGAGAGATGCAATCAATGCTCTCCCCTCTATGTTCCCTTCTCTTTATTCCATTGGTCCTTTCCCTTCATTTTTAGATCAAAGTCCACATAAACAGGTCCCGTCTTTAGGATCCAATCTTTGGAAGGAAGATACTGGCTGTCTTGATTGGCTTGAATCCAAGGAACCCAGATCCGTTGTTTATGTGAATTTTGGCAGCATCACAGTTATGTCTGCAGAACAACTCTTGGAGTTTGCTTGGGGTTTGGCCAACAGCAAGAAACCCTTTTTGTGGATCATTAGGCCTGACCTTGTCATTGGTGGCTCTGTGATTTTGTCATCTGAGTTTGTCAATGAAACTAGAGACAGAAGCCTAATAGCAAGCTGGTGTCCACAGGAGCAAGTGCTGAACCATCCTTCAATTGGTGTATTCCTGACTCATTGTGGATGGAACTCAACTACTGAAAGTATTTGTGCAGGAGTGCCAATGTTGTGTTGGCCATTCTTTGCAGATCAGCCAACAAACTGTAGATATATTTGCAATGAGTGGGAAATTGGGATGGAAATTGATACCAATGCCAAGAGAGAGGATTTGGAAAAGCTGGTGAATGAGTTGATGGTGGgagagaaaggaaagaagatGGGACAAAAGACCATGGAGTTGAAGAAGAAGGCAGAAGAGGAAACCAGGCCCGGTGGTGGTTCATACATGAACTTGGACAAATTAATCAAGGAGGTGTTGCTTAAGCAGACAACATTGGATTAA